ATTGCTGATCCGGGTGGGTAGCCGCGAATCCGTGACACGCTGCCAACCACGCCCAGAGGAAATGCTACAGCACGCGGCCAATCGTTTCGGGCTGGCTAAAGTCTATGTGTGGCATCGTGATCGGGAGCAAATCACCGCCCGTTATTTTGCCATCGTCAACGGCATGTTGATCGAAGACCCCGGCACCGGCTCAGCCGCCGCCAATCTAGGCGGGTGGCTGTATGCCCACAAGCAGGTTCCAACCCGCACAGTCATTGCGCAAGGGGATCAGATTGGCCGGCCTTGCCGCATCTATCTGGAAGTCGATGAAAATGGTCGGGTCTTCGTAGGTGGCCGGGTCATGCCCCAGGGCATGGGTGAAATCCGGATATAGGCCACATCATGACCATTCATCGCTTCCACCTTGTCAACGTCTTTGCCGAGACACCGCTGTCCGGCAACCCCCTCGCGGTGTTCGAAGACGGCAGCGGATTGGACGACGCCACCATGCTGGCCATGGCCCGGCAGCTCAACCTGCCAGAGATCGCGTTCTTCCTTCCCCCGACCCAGGCCGCCGACACACGCATCCGTATTTTCAACACAGCAGCCGAATCAACGTTTGTCGGCCATCCAACCCTGGGCAGCGCCCATGTCTGGAACATCATCCGCAACCAAGCCAACCAGCGGATTGCACTGGAAACCCACATCGGCATCGTCCCAGTCTGGCACGAGAACGACATCTGGACATTCCAAGCCAAAACACCCACCTACCGTGCCTGTAACCTCTCCAGCCAACAACTGGCCGCGATCTTGGGCCTGCAGGTCAAAGACATCACAGGCACCGCCTTATTTGTCAGCACCGGGGCCGAGCAATTGGTCGTCCCCCTGGCCAGTCGTGACGCCATCATGCGCTGCGCACCTAAAGCCTACGTACTGGAGCAATTTGCCGCCAACCGGAACGGCCAAGCGGCAGTGTATGTCTGGCACCGGGACGAAGCCCTGGTCAGCGTCCGCTTCTTCCACACGGATCGTGGCAGCCTGATCGAAGACCATGGCACCGGGTCTGCATGTGCCAACCTGGGCGGGTGGCTGCTGGCAAACGGCGTACCAAGGCCGATCCGGCTAGATATCCGCCAAGGCCACACCATCAACCGGCTGAGTACAATCCGGCTGGAAGTCGATCAAGCCCGCCACATCTACGTCGGCGGACGCGTTGCCTATCTGGGTGCCGGCGAGCTGATGTTGTGATGAATGTGGCCACGGTCACGTATATAACATCCAGTATTTGCGCTGTTGAAAACAGAAATGCCTTCATATCCAAACAAAGTTGGGGGCTGTTTATATAGAGCACTGCGCCTGGTATGGCTCTGTTGCACAAATCCCAGGCAGGACGAGTTTCCCCTTACCCCAAGCAGATTTACGCCATCGTGCACGGACGGCCCAGCATTTTTGCGCATCGGCATGCATCTGCTTGCGCCTTGTGCGGCAATCGCCTCATGGCACGTCTTGGTTATGTCTGCGTCCGTCCGCGCTTGTGCCGAGGCGGGTCTGCAAATTCGCCGGCGTAAGCGCAAGAAGGTGCCGGCGGCAGACCGTCACCCACTGGCCCGCCCCTTGGCCGCCAACCAGGTCTGGTCGATGGACTTGGTGTTCGACCGGACGGCAGAGGGGCGTGCCATCAAGAGCCTGACCGTTGTTGATGCCACGCACGAGGCCGTCGCCATAGTGCCGGAGCGTGCGATGAGCGGTGTGCATCTGACGCGCGTCCTCGGCCAGTTGGCGCAGACACGCGGCTTGCCCAAGGCAGGATCGACAACGGCCAGGAGTCCTGCAGTCGCGCCATGCTCGCCTAGGCACATGCTCGTGGTGTTCAGCTCTTCCTCATCGAGCCGGGTAAGCCCAATCAGAACGCCTACATCGAATCGTTCAACGGGCGTTTCCGGGATGAGTGCCTGAACGAGTACTGGTCCACCAGCCTGCGGCATGCGCAGGTCGTTATCGAGGCCTGGAGAAGGGAATACCACACCGAAAAACCCAAGAAAGCGCTGGGCGGTTTGATACCAGCGGCCTACGCCAAATCACTCGCGGAGAAATCAGGTAAATTAGCCTTGGACTCTAAAGTGTGGTGCTACTCAAATTTGGGGAGACGTCGGTGAAGCAGGTGCGGCTTCACTTGTATCTAAGCCTTGCTGAACAGACTTAGAATTGATAACGTCATGCCAATCAATTAATTTACCTTGCGTAACTGTCGCCAGTTTCACCTCCCGGCGGTCAGTTTCTTCCGACTACCTTGATGAAGGGGCTCCAGTGGAAATTTCTGCAATTCTTAAAGATGACCTTCAAGCACTTTTGGCACTGAATGAAGATCACTTCAATGATGTGAAAAGCAAACGAATTGCCCCCGCGAAACTTCAAGAGACATTTGTCGCATTCGCCAATTCAGATGGTGGAGACGTGTATGTTGGGATTGAGGACAAGTCATGTGCTGGAGAGCGTGTTGACGGATTCTCAGAGCCCGAAGAGGCAAATGACATCATCTCTACGCTACTTGAAGAGACGCAACCAGCAGTCGAAAACGTTTCGGTCGAATTTCTCAACACTGCTGGCAAAGGATTAATCCTTCATCTCTCTATCCCCAAAAGCCCAAAAGTCCATTACACCGCCTCTGGCGATTGCTACATTCGCGTCAACGCTGGGAAAAAGAAAATTAAAGGCGAGCGAATCACGCAGCTTGGTTATTCAAAAGGCGCAGAATTGTATGAAAAGAAGCCCGTTATAAATTCTGAAATAGATGAGATTGTTGATAGCGAAGCACTTTCCGAATATATGAAACGAGTCGGCACTAACTTACAACCAGCTGATTTTTTGAGAAAGCAAAGATTGCTGACCTCGCAAGGTCATAAGCGACTTCCAAATGTCGGATGCGTGCTCCTCTTTGATGAAGAACCCCAGGCCACCATGGATACTCGATGCGCTGTTAAGGTGTATCGTCTTCGCACCACCGATAAGGAGTACAAGAGAGAGCAGCTCCAAGAGATGCCCAGAACAATAAATGGCGGAATCGAAGAGGTAATTCGCAAAACCATTGAACAGGTGGCTGATTACATTGATGGTGCTGCGTTTCAGGACGGAGCGCGCTTGGTTAAGCTGCAATACCCATCTGAGGCTCTAAGAGAGATTTTGGTTAATGCTGTAATTCACCGCGATTACAGCTTGAACGATGATATTCATGTTCGGGTATTCGACAATCGGATCGAGGTTCAGAGTCCGGGCAAGCTTCCCGGCTACATGAGCATTGACAACCTCTATCAGGAGCGGTTTTCAAGAAACCCCAATATTGTACGTATGCTACACAACTTGCCAAACCCGGTGAATCATGACATCGGCGAAGGGCTCGATACCGCCAAGAATGAACTTCGAAAGGCAGGGCTGGTTGAACCTTTCTTTGAAGAGAAAGAGAACGCGTTTGTTGTAACGATAAAACACCAAAGAATCGCCTCCGTTGAAGAGGTTATTCTGGGTTACCTTGGCGAACACCCTGCCGCAGAGATAACCAATAAGCTTGTTCGTCAATTGACAGGCGAGGACGACATGCAGAAGGTAAAGTCGGCACTTCAAAAATTGCGCTCTGCCGGACATATAAAACCAGTAGATGAGAATGCCCGGGCGTTCAATTTTCGCTACATCAAATCTTAAGGTCTACGGGCCTTTGGTAGAAGATAGAATGTCCATTGGTATCACCCAAGAATACTCACCTCTTTACGCCTCCAAGCGGCAGCCATGACATAGGGCATGGGGTTAAACTTGGCGCAGTTGATGGTCGTGTAGAAGGACACGGCCATTGAGACAGGCGACGTGACTTTCACTGAGGCGCCACTGGGTGACAGTGACCAAGGCCACCAACTATCTTGCTCGATGTCGTTCAGGGATGCGGTGATGGGGGGTAAGGGGGTAATCTGTGGATAGAGTCCCTGAGGTAGCAGTTCTGCGAAAGCCCTAAGTCAGACTTAACTCAAGAAAGTAAAGAAGCCCAAGGCTATCCCTCGAAAGGTGGTCTTGGGTTTTTTCGCAAAGCTGGCACGATTTTTGTCAGGGCGTGTGTCTATCTGTCCTTTTTTGTCACCCTCAGGCTGACACTTCGGCCTCTTCACGCCGACACTGCAGACACAGAGACACGCGCAAAGATGAAGCCCCAACTTGATCTGAAACTCCAATACAAATTACCATACAAGCCAAGGACCAATCGCGCTGAAAACCGCGTGGTTGCGTGGGTTTTGGCAGTAATTGGAGTCCCTGCCCGTCAAACCCTGTTCGACGGGCAGCGTGAGTCAGCGTAGTTTGCTGATGTCTTTGGCTTCCCAACTCGGGAAATACTTGCGGACCAGGGCGTTCAGTTCAACTTCAAACGCACGGAGGCGGCTGAGTTCGTCCAGGTCAGCGCTGGCGGCTTGGGCAGTGGCTGCAGCGGTGATCATGCCTGCGCCGGCGGTGGCGTTGCTCAAGCGGTCGATGACGATCAGGCTGCCGGTGCTGCGGCTTTCGCGGTAAGGGTCGAAGACAACAGGAGCGTTGGCAGTGATGCGGCAGAGACCGATTTCGTTCAAGGCCAGTTGCTCGGTGTCGGATTCGGCCAAGGTGTTGACATCGATGCGGTGCAGAATGCGCTCGACCCGGCCAAAGACCTGTTTACCAGCCAACTTGAAGGCGTACTCTTTGCCGACTTGTAGCGGGGTTTCGTTCATCCATACGATATGGGCATCGAATGCGTTGGAGACATTCGGTTGAGTTTCGTTGGCTTTGACGATCAGATCGCCGCGTGAGATGTCGATTTCATCTTCCAACGTCAGAGTGACGGCCTGGCCGACAAAGGCGTGGGGCAGGTTGCCATCTGCGGTGACAATAGCCTTGACCTTGCTGGACTTGCCGGAGGGCAGCGCCACGACTGTTTCCCCCGGGCGGATTTCACCCGCTGCCACGGTACCACAGAAGCCACGGAAATCGAGGTTGGGTCGGTTGACGTACTGTACGGGCAAGCGGAAGGAGTTCAGGTGCACGTCGTGGTTGACGGTGATGGTTTCCAGCAGGGTCATCAGGGTCGGGCCTTGATACCAAGGCGCGCGGCTGGAGCGGCTGACGACGTTGTCGCCTTTCAACGCGGACAGGGGCACGAAGTGGATGTCAGGGATGGCCAGCTGTTCGGCAAAGGCAAGATATTCATCGCGGATACGGTTGAACACGGCCTCGTCGAAATCGACCAGATCCATCTTGTTGACAGCAACGATGACGTGCTGGATGCCCAGCAGGCTGACAATGAAGCTGTGACGGCGGGTTTGGGTCTGCACGCCGCGCCGCGCATCGATCAGGATGATGGCCAGGTTACTGGTCGAGGCACCGGTTGCCATGTTGCGGGTGTATTGCTCGTGGCCAGGGCAGTCAGCAATGATGAATTTGCGCTTTTCAGTTGAGAAATAGCGGTAGGCCACGTCGATGGTGATGCCTTGCTCGCGCTCGGCCTGCAGGCCATCGACCAGCAGTGCCAGGTCGATGTCGTCATCGGTGGTGTTGTATTTTTGTGAGTCACGCTGGATGGCCGCCAGCTGGTCTTCGAAGATCAGCTTGGAGTCGTGCAGCAGACGGCCTATCAAGGTGGATTTGCCGTCATCGACATTGCCACAGGTGATGAAGCGCAGCAGATCCTTGTTCTCGTGCTGCTTCAGGTAGCCCAGGATGTCGTCGGCGATGAGGTCTGATTGGTGCGACATCAGAAGTATCCTTCCATTTTTTTCTTTTCCATCGAGCCGGCGGAATCGTGGTCGATGACACGGCCCTGGCGTTCTGAGGTTTTGGTCAACAGCATTTCCTGAATGATGTCGGGCAGCGTGGCCGCTGTGGATTCCACCGCACCAGTCAGCGGGTAACAGCCCAGTGTGCGGAAGCGGACGGATCGGGTCTGGATACGTGCTTTTTCCTCGTCACTCAAATACTGCAGAATGCGGTCGTCGTCGATCATGATCAACGTGCCATCACGCTCGATCACCGGGCGCTCGGCAGAGAAGTAGAGCGGGACGATCTCGATGTTTTCCAGAAAGATGTATTGCCAGATGTCGAGTTCGGTCCAGTTCGACAAGGGGAAGACCCGGATGCTTTCCCCTTTGTCGATTTTGGCGTTGTAGATGTTCCAAAGCTCGGGTCGTTGGCTTTTCGGGTCCCAGCGGTGGTTTTTGTCGCGGAAGGAATACACGCGCTCTTTGGCACGGGATTTTTCTTCATCGCGGCGGGCGCCACCAAAGGCGGCATCGAATTTGTATTTGTTCAGGGCCTGCTTGAGCGCCTCGGTCTTCATGACGTCAGTGTGTTTGGCGCTGCCAGCGGTGAAAGGGTTGATACCTGCTTTGACGCCCTCTTCGTTGGTATGCACGATCAATTTCCAGTCGTGCTTTTTGGCCATCTGGTCGCGGAACTTGATCATGTCCTGGAATTTCCAGGTGGTATCGACATGCATCAACGGGAAAGGGGGCTTGCCGGGATAAAAGGCCTTCAGGGCCAGATGCAGCATCACGGCGGAATCCTTGCCAATCGAATACAGCATGACCGGGTTCTCGAACTCGGCGGCAACTTCGCGGATGATGTGGATCGACTCGGCTTCCAGTTGTTTGAGGTGAGTCAGCCTCTTTTCATTGAGCGTGAGCATACGTGATCAGAACCGGGCAGATTTGCAATACTGGGCACAACTGGCAGAGGTGTTGGCAGGCTGGGATGCAGCCATGAGTGGTTTCACCGTGCGAGTCTGTGTACCCAGACTATTTTCCAGCCAGCCACTTTAATGGATTGATTTGGCCAAACAAAGACTGCTTTTGCATATGTTTATGCCAAAAAATGGTCAAAGCGGCACTGCTTTATGACGGCTGATCATAGCGGATCGCGTGATGAGTGTCCCGAAAAAACAAAACCCGCCATGTGGATGGCGGGTTTTGCTTGGTCTGACAGGTCATTTACTGATGGTCACAGGCTGCTGGGTTGGGCCAGTATTGGCCGGTGCTTGCGCCAACAACAGCTGGCCGTCCTTGACTGGAATGCGCGGGCCCGGGTCGTAATCCAGACGCAACGAGCCAGTCGCATCACCCAGACGGTATTTCACGTCGTAACCCACCAACTTCTCTTCTGATTTCATGGTGGTTTTGCAACGCTGTTGGGTGGTGGTGTAGGTGTCGCCATCCTGCATGTTCTTCTGGATGCGGTTGCCAGCGTAGCCACCTGCCACGGCACCCGCAACTGTCGCGACTGTGTTGCCGCGACCGTTACCCACCTGGTGACCCAGCACGCCGCCGACCACGCCGCCGATCACGGTGCCCGCGATCTGGTTGTTGTCCTTCACGGCGCGGTGATGGGTGACGGTGACATCACGGCAGTTTTCCACAGGGGTCTTGACGGTTTCCTTGACTGGCAGTGCGCTGAGCACGTCTGCGTATTCGGGGCCCTTCATGTATTGATAGCCTGCCACCGCACCACCGCCGATTACACCAGCAGCCCCAACCAGTATCCCAATCATCATCGATTTGTTCATGATCTATCCCTTCGTCCAGTTGGCACAAGCTGTGTGCCTTTCATGGCTTGCATTATCCGCCATGTCACTGAATGACAAATGAATCAAAAGCCGAGGTCGGCAGGGGTTCGTTTCAGGCAGGTCTGGTACCGCCCATCGACACGCTTGGCAAACCATTCAGTAGTGAGCTTGCGGGTGATCTTGGGGCTGTTCAGGCGGATCTGCGGCATGGCTTCGCGCGGCAGCTTGTGTCCGGCTTTGCGCTCGGCCAGCTCGAATACGGCTCGGTACAACGCAGTCTGCTCGAATTGCAGGGTCTTTTCCTGCATCAAATCGCGCCGTATCTCCTGATCGGACAAGCCCAACTGCTCACCGAGGCTATGCAGCGCCAGCTCGGTTTCACTCAGGCTTGCGGCGGGCTTGCCCTGTTCATACCGTAATAGATCACCATCTTGCGATAACTTGTCACGTTGCAACCTGCCGATAGCTTGCTGGAAAGCCGCGTTGCGGCTGGAGAAGCGCCCTGCATTGTAGTCGGCAAAGCGATAGATCATGGCTGGGTAGTTGTTGCGGTAATGCAGCAAGATGGCAATGCCAAAATAGACACCACCACGCCTGGTAAACACCTCGTGGCGGATGCTGTCTTTGACTGTATAGGGGTAGGGCCATACACGGGCATGGCCCTCTGCGAATTCCACGCTGACCTGCATCGGCCCACCAGTGCGGATCGGGTTCTTCATCGGCATCGGCAACCCCAGCCTGGTGACTTCGCTCGCCATATCCTCGAACAATTGGTTCATCTGGGTTTCGGTTTTGAGGGCATCGATGCGTGCCTTGTAGCTGCGCCCATCCGGTGAGGTCTTCAGCATGGCGGCTTGTATGGCAAAACCCGGGATACCATATTTGGCGGCGCGTTCTTCCATCTGCTGCCAGACCATCTTGTCCAACCCAGGCACCACCGGATCACTCTGCCAAGTGGATTCCTGCTCGATTACGGCCAGGGCAGAGCAAAAATATGTTGGGGTATAGGGGATTTTCAATGCGGTGAAGGCGTTGAAAATATCATCAGCCCAGCCACCACGGTCTTTCATTTTGCTTGGCAGCAAGGCATGCAGCAGTGCTCGCCCTTGCTTTTCTTGCTCAGCGGTAGGTTGCTTGGGCGGAACCGGCGCCACCGGTGGCAGTGTCGCCACGGGTGGCAGCGGTGCTGGGGCCACATATGGGGCACTGCTGGCGGGCTCAGATGCCACCGGCGTCGTTGGTGCGGGAGCGGGTTGGGCCACGGGCGCAGGCATCACTTGCCCATCGACAATCGGCGCCGGTGTGCTGGGCGTGGTCGCGCAACCAGTCAGGATCATGGCGCTGGCGGCCCATGCCAGCAATTTGACGTTGAGTGTATGACGATACGGCATATCCACCAGCCCGATGACAAAGTGATTGCATTCGTGAAATGGTAAGGGCCTGCTACCAGTAGCAGGCCCCGAGTTCGGTTATCGGCTGTAACCGATCACACAGCGGCCAACAGCTCGGCAAAGGCTTGTTCGAACAGCTTCAGCCCTTCGTCTTGCAGCACGCGGCCCACTGCATTCAGGTCGATGCCAATGGCTGCGGCATCCGTGACCCACTGCTGGGCACGGTCTGGGTCGGCATCCAGCGTGCGGGCGGCCTGGCCATGATCTCGGAAGGCTGCCAGTGTCGCACCCGGCACGGTGTTGACTGTATCCGGCCCGATCAAAGTCTCGACATACAGCACATCGCTATAAGCGGGGTTTTTGGTACCGGTGCTGGCCCATAGCAGGGATTGCGGGCGAGCCCCTTGCTCATGCAGGGCTTTGAATGATCCCTGTGGGTCAAAGTGCTGACGCCAGGTCTGGTAAGCGACCTGCGCGGATGCCACGGCCAGCTTGCCTTTCAACTGCGCGGCGCTGTCGGGCAGCTGCGCGTCGATCTTGGTATCGACCCGGCTGATGAACACACTGGCGACCGAACGCAGGTGATCGACCGGCAAGCCAGCCGCCACGCGCGCCTGCAGGCCAGCGACATAGGCGGCGAAAACCTGCTCGACATGCTCGGGGGAGAACATCAGCGTCACATTGACATTGATGCCTGCTGCCAGTGTCTCGGTGATAGCTTGGCAGCCGGCTGCGGTGGCCGGGATCTTGATCATCACATTGGGCCGATCGATGGTCTGCCACAGTCGCTTGGCCGCCACCACCGTGCCCGCAGCATCGTGTGCGAGCGAAGGGGACACCTCAAAGCTGACATAGCCCATATCGCCTTGACTGGCTTGATAGAGTGGCAGAAAAGCATCGCAGGCGGCTTGGATATCAGGCAAGGCCAGGGCTTCAAAACGCGCCTCCGGGTCAGTCAGGCTGGCGGGCAAAGCCGCTTTGGCGTCGATATAGCGCGGGTCTTTCAAAATGGCTTGGCGGAAGATGGCGGGGTTGGAGGTCACTCCGGCCAGCCCATCTTCTCCGATCAACCTGTTCAGCTCGCCGGATTCAATCAAGCCACGAGACAGATCATCCAGCCAGATCTGTTGACCCAGTTCGCGAATAGCACGCACGCGGTTCATTGCTATGGTTCCTTCATACTAGATTGGGTAGATCGGGCGACAGTGGCAAGCGCAGCGCAGTGAGATGTACAGATTGGTATGCTGGCTTGAAGGCATGTGCACCCATTGCTTTCATGACACACTATCATAATCTGTTGCATTGCCGCATCTGGCTTGCCAGTGAAAACAACCGGGCCGCCAGCCTATGGGCTATGAAACCATCTCAACACAACCTAAACTGACACGAATCCGCTTGTTGCCTGACGGTAAAACACACTATGCGCCTTTTTCTAGCAGAAGATGATGAAATCCTGGCCGATGCCTTGAAGGCTGGCCTATCCCGTAAAGGCTTTGAGGTTGAGCACTGTGCAGACGGCGCAGAGGCTGAGCGCCTGCTGATCAACCGAGAATACGCTGCCGCCATACTGGATATCGGCCTGCCATCAGTGGATGGTTTGACCGTACTGCGGCGTGTGCGCATGTTGAAACCCACCGTACCGATTCTGTTGCTGACCGCGTTGGATGGCCTGGACAACCGCGTGGCCGGGCTGGACGCCGGGGCCGATGACTATTTGACCAAACCCTTTGAATTCATCGAGCTGGAAGCCAGACTCAGAGCCATTCTGCGGCGCAGCCACCTGTTGCCGCCTTCGGCCCAACAGCTGGGGCCATTGAAACTGGATCGCGCTGCACAACGCGCCTGGTGTGACAATGTGCCGCTGGACCTATCCGCCCGTGAGCTGGCCGTGCTGGATGTGTTGATCTCACAACGTGACCGAGTGGTGACCAAAGAGCAGATCGCGACCGAATTCGGCTCGGGCGCCAGCGAGGTGGGTGCCAATGCAGTCGAAGTGTATGTGCATCGCCTGCGCAAAAAACTGGAGCCCTACCAGGTCGGCATCCGAACTGTACGGGGGCTGGGTTACCTGCTGGAAGTCGAGCATGGGGAAGACTGAAGGCAGTCGATCTGCACCAGGCTTGTCACTACGCCGGCAGCTCTTGCTGTGGCTATTGGTGCCGCAGATCGTGCTGTGGTCAGCGGCCATTTATGTCGCGTACACCGTAGCCTTGCGGTACGCCAATATCGCCATCGACCAGGGCCTGTTCCAATCCACCCGCGCCCTGGCGAGGCAGGTCAAACCACTGGGCGATGGCCTGTTCATCGATTTCCCGCGTGCAGCGCAGCAAATCCTGGAGGAAGAGCCGGAAGATCGTGTGTTCTATATGGTGAGCACCCCGCCTGGCAGATTCATTCTGGGCAACGACAAGCTCCCTCAGCCCACGCACCTGCAAAACCCACAATACAACCATCCTTATTTCTATGATGGGATGTTGAATGGTCAAAAGATCAGGCTGGCGGCCCTGTTCATGTCAGTTGGCACCGCTGAGGCGCCCCAGACCTTGCTGGTGCAGGTCGCAAAAGGCATCACCCTGCGTAAACGCATGGCGCACGACATCCTGGTGGACACGGTACTGCCCCTATCGATCCTGATGCTGATGACCAGCCTATT
This genomic interval from Chitinivorax tropicus contains the following:
- a CDS encoding PhzF family phenazine biosynthesis protein; translated protein: MTIHRFHLVNVFAETPLSGNPLAVFEDGSGLDDATMLAMARQLNLPEIAFFLPPTQAADTRIRIFNTAAESTFVGHPTLGSAHVWNIIRNQANQRIALETHIGIVPVWHENDIWTFQAKTPTYRACNLSSQQLAAILGLQVKDITGTALFVSTGAEQLVVPLASRDAIMRCAPKAYVLEQFAANRNGQAAVYVWHRDEALVSVRFFHTDRGSLIEDHGTGSACANLGGWLLANGVPRPIRLDIRQGHTINRLSTIRLEVDQARHIYVGGRVAYLGAGELML
- a CDS encoding ATP-binding protein, whose amino-acid sequence is MEISAILKDDLQALLALNEDHFNDVKSKRIAPAKLQETFVAFANSDGGDVYVGIEDKSCAGERVDGFSEPEEANDIISTLLEETQPAVENVSVEFLNTAGKGLILHLSIPKSPKVHYTASGDCYIRVNAGKKKIKGERITQLGYSKGAELYEKKPVINSEIDEIVDSEALSEYMKRVGTNLQPADFLRKQRLLTSQGHKRLPNVGCVLLFDEEPQATMDTRCAVKVYRLRTTDKEYKREQLQEMPRTINGGIEEVIRKTIEQVADYIDGAAFQDGARLVKLQYPSEALREILVNAVIHRDYSLNDDIHVRVFDNRIEVQSPGKLPGYMSIDNLYQERFSRNPNIVRMLHNLPNPVNHDIGEGLDTAKNELRKAGLVEPFFEEKENAFVVTIKHQRIASVEEVILGYLGEHPAAEITNKLVRQLTGEDDMQKVKSALQKLRSAGHIKPVDENARAFNFRYIKS
- the cysN gene encoding sulfate adenylyltransferase subunit CysN encodes the protein MSHQSDLIADDILGYLKQHENKDLLRFITCGNVDDGKSTLIGRLLHDSKLIFEDQLAAIQRDSQKYNTTDDDIDLALLVDGLQAEREQGITIDVAYRYFSTEKRKFIIADCPGHEQYTRNMATGASTSNLAIILIDARRGVQTQTRRHSFIVSLLGIQHVIVAVNKMDLVDFDEAVFNRIRDEYLAFAEQLAIPDIHFVPLSALKGDNVVSRSSRAPWYQGPTLMTLLETITVNHDVHLNSFRLPVQYVNRPNLDFRGFCGTVAAGEIRPGETVVALPSGKSSKVKAIVTADGNLPHAFVGQAVTLTLEDEIDISRGDLIVKANETQPNVSNAFDAHIVWMNETPLQVGKEYAFKLAGKQVFGRVERILHRIDVNTLAESDTEQLALNEIGLCRITANAPVVFDPYRESRSTGSLIVIDRLSNATAGAGMITAAATAQAASADLDELSRLRAFEVELNALVRKYFPSWEAKDISKLR
- the cysD gene encoding sulfate adenylyltransferase subunit CysD yields the protein MLTLNEKRLTHLKQLEAESIHIIREVAAEFENPVMLYSIGKDSAVMLHLALKAFYPGKPPFPLMHVDTTWKFQDMIKFRDQMAKKHDWKLIVHTNEEGVKAGINPFTAGSAKHTDVMKTEALKQALNKYKFDAAFGGARRDEEKSRAKERVYSFRDKNHRWDPKSQRPELWNIYNAKIDKGESIRVFPLSNWTELDIWQYIFLENIEIVPLYFSAERPVIERDGTLIMIDDDRILQYLSDEEKARIQTRSVRFRTLGCYPLTGAVESTAATLPDIIQEMLLTKTSERQGRVIDHDSAGSMEKKKMEGYF
- a CDS encoding glycine zipper 2TM domain-containing protein, which gives rise to MNKSMMIGILVGAAGVIGGGAVAGYQYMKGPEYADVLSALPVKETVKTPVENCRDVTVTHHRAVKDNNQIAGTVIGGVVGGVLGHQVGNGRGNTVATVAGAVAGGYAGNRIQKNMQDGDTYTTTQQRCKTTMKSEEKLVGYDVKYRLGDATGSLRLDYDPGPRIPVKDGQLLLAQAPANTGPTQQPVTISK
- a CDS encoding DUF1615 domain-containing protein; translated protein: MPYRHTLNVKLLAWAASAMILTGCATTPSTPAPIVDGQVMPAPVAQPAPAPTTPVASEPASSAPYVAPAPLPPVATLPPVAPVPPKQPTAEQEKQGRALLHALLPSKMKDRGGWADDIFNAFTALKIPYTPTYFCSALAVIEQESTWQSDPVVPGLDKMVWQQMEERAAKYGIPGFAIQAAMLKTSPDGRSYKARIDALKTETQMNQLFEDMASEVTRLGLPMPMKNPIRTGGPMQVSVEFAEGHARVWPYPYTVKDSIRHEVFTRRGGVYFGIAILLHYRNNYPAMIYRFADYNAGRFSSRNAAFQQAIGRLQRDKLSQDGDLLRYEQGKPAASLSETELALHSLGEQLGLSDQEIRRDLMQEKTLQFEQTALYRAVFELAERKAGHKLPREAMPQIRLNSPKITRKLTTEWFAKRVDGRYQTCLKRTPADLGF
- the tal gene encoding transaldolase; its protein translation is MNRVRAIRELGQQIWLDDLSRGLIESGELNRLIGEDGLAGVTSNPAIFRQAILKDPRYIDAKAALPASLTDPEARFEALALPDIQAACDAFLPLYQASQGDMGYVSFEVSPSLAHDAAGTVVAAKRLWQTIDRPNVMIKIPATAAGCQAITETLAAGINVNVTLMFSPEHVEQVFAAYVAGLQARVAAGLPVDHLRSVASVFISRVDTKIDAQLPDSAAQLKGKLAVASAQVAYQTWRQHFDPQGSFKALHEQGARPQSLLWASTGTKNPAYSDVLYVETLIGPDTVNTVPGATLAAFRDHGQAARTLDADPDRAQQWVTDAAAIGIDLNAVGRVLQDEGLKLFEQAFAELLAAV
- a CDS encoding response regulator transcription factor — protein: MRLFLAEDDEILADALKAGLSRKGFEVEHCADGAEAERLLINREYAAAILDIGLPSVDGLTVLRRVRMLKPTVPILLLTALDGLDNRVAGLDAGADDYLTKPFEFIELEARLRAILRRSHLLPPSAQQLGPLKLDRAAQRAWCDNVPLDLSARELAVLDVLISQRDRVVTKEQIATEFGSGASEVGANAVEVYVHRLRKKLEPYQVGIRTVRGLGYLLEVEHGED